In Amycolatopsis jiangsuensis, the following proteins share a genomic window:
- a CDS encoding SGNH/GDSL hydrolase family protein, whose protein sequence is MCAALGVALLTSLGFASTANAVEATSYVALGDSYSSGVGAGDYGDSGGCKRSANAYGQLYANAHSGTTFTFLACSGAKTGDVLTQIDSMPSDATLVTLTVGGNDAGFTDVITTCTLNGDDACNDRVNTAKSYVQDTLPALLDKVYAAVKSKAPDAKLVVLSYPRFYTVPGSCNVGLSDAKRSAINSGADTLASVLSSRASAAGAQFVDVRSDFDGHNICSSASDYLHSLTYPVDESYHPTAAGQRGGYYTPLTSALG, encoded by the coding sequence ATGTGCGCGGCCCTGGGGGTCGCTCTGCTCACCTCACTCGGCTTCGCGAGCACCGCGAACGCCGTGGAGGCCACCAGTTACGTCGCACTCGGCGACTCCTACTCCTCCGGCGTGGGGGCCGGGGACTACGGCGATTCGGGCGGCTGCAAACGCAGCGCGAACGCCTACGGCCAGCTGTACGCCAACGCCCATTCGGGCACCACGTTCACCTTCCTCGCCTGCTCGGGCGCCAAGACCGGGGACGTGCTGACCCAGATCGACTCGATGCCCTCGGACGCCACGCTGGTCACGCTGACCGTCGGTGGCAACGACGCGGGCTTCACCGACGTGATCACCACGTGCACCCTCAACGGGGACGACGCCTGCAACGACCGGGTGAACACGGCCAAGAGCTACGTCCAGGACACCCTGCCGGCGCTGCTGGACAAGGTCTACGCCGCGGTCAAGTCCAAGGCGCCGGACGCGAAGCTCGTGGTGCTGTCCTACCCGCGCTTCTACACCGTGCCGGGTTCGTGCAACGTCGGGCTGAGCGACGCGAAGCGGTCCGCGATCAACTCCGGCGCGGACACGCTGGCCTCGGTGCTCTCGTCACGGGCCTCGGCGGCGGGTGCGCAGTTCGTGGACGTCCGTTCGGACTTCGACGGGCACAACATCTGCTCCTCGGCCAGTGACTACCTGCACAGCCTGACCTACCCGGTCGACGAGTCCTACCACCCGACCGCGGCCGGCCAGCGCGGCGGCTACTACACGCCGCTCACCTCGGCACTCGGCTGA
- a CDS encoding SACE_7040 family transcriptional regulator, with amino-acid sequence MPANPTPLVQGEKANRREQIMAAAAELFAHHGFHGVGIDDIGAAVGISGPALYRHFRSKDAILGEMLGSISHFLLEGGTARADAVGTSGELLAELVRFHVDFALEHPALITVQERNLANLTDSDRRQVRALQRQYVEVWVRAIRAAVPKLGERQARSSAHAVFGLINSTPYNRHLGDGELADLLCRLALGALSAAG; translated from the coding sequence ATGCCGGCGAATCCCACCCCACTCGTGCAAGGCGAGAAGGCGAACAGGCGGGAACAGATCATGGCGGCCGCCGCCGAACTGTTCGCCCACCACGGGTTCCACGGGGTGGGCATCGACGACATCGGCGCGGCGGTCGGCATCTCCGGACCCGCGCTGTACCGGCACTTCCGCAGCAAGGACGCCATCCTCGGGGAGATGCTCGGCTCGATCAGCCACTTCCTGCTCGAGGGCGGCACGGCGCGGGCGGACGCCGTCGGCACGTCCGGTGAGCTGCTGGCCGAGCTGGTCCGGTTCCACGTCGACTTCGCGCTCGAACATCCGGCGCTGATCACCGTGCAGGAGCGCAACCTCGCAAACCTGACCGACAGCGACCGCAGGCAGGTGCGGGCCCTGCAGCGGCAGTACGTCGAGGTGTGGGTGCGGGCGATCCGGGCCGCGGTGCCGAAGCTCGGCGAGCGCCAGGCCCGCTCGTCCGCACACGCCGTGTTCGGCTTGATCAACTCGACGCCGTACAACCGCCATCTCGGTGACGGGGAGCTGGCCGATCTGCTGTGCCGCCTTGCGCTCGGTGCGCTTTCCGCGGCGGGCTGA